The Fortiea contorta PCC 7126 genome has a segment encoding these proteins:
- a CDS encoding polysaccharide deacetylase family protein, whose translation MQLAPLFPIVYKILQPRFPDCLWCGSNHRRAIALTFDDGPHPQYTRQVLQVLERYQIQASFFWLGVCVQRTPEVAQEICARGHWIGLHGYDHRSFPLLSTNQLRESLEKTQVAIYNACGLLPEQVRDVRPPNGLFTPKTLELFQQWNYRSVMWSVVPEDWALPGINSVVKRVLQQVENGSLIVLHDGLFGGQDVAATIEILISELIQRGYEFVTVDALWKNRK comes from the coding sequence ATGCAACTAGCGCCTTTATTTCCCATTGTTTACAAAATTCTGCAACCGAGGTTCCCTGATTGTCTTTGGTGTGGTAGTAATCATCGTAGAGCGATCGCCCTCACGTTTGACGATGGCCCCCACCCCCAATACACACGCCAAGTGTTACAAGTTTTAGAACGTTACCAGATTCAGGCGAGTTTTTTTTGGTTGGGTGTTTGTGTTCAGCGCACGCCAGAAGTAGCTCAGGAAATATGCGCTCGCGGACACTGGATCGGATTACATGGTTATGATCATCGCTCTTTTCCTCTGCTCTCGACAAATCAACTCCGAGAAAGTTTAGAAAAAACTCAAGTTGCTATCTACAATGCTTGTGGTTTATTACCTGAACAAGTCCGCGATGTCAGACCGCCAAATGGTTTATTTACACCCAAAACTTTAGAATTATTTCAACAGTGGAATTATCGCTCGGTGATGTGGAGTGTGGTTCCTGAAGATTGGGCGCTTCCAGGAATTAATTCGGTGGTTAAACGAGTCCTTCAACAAGTAGAAAACGGCTCATTGATTGTCTTACATGATGGTTTGTTTGGTGGACAAGATGTGGCTGCTACCATCGAAATCTTGATATCTGAATTAATCCAAAGGGGTTATGAATTTGTTACGGTTGATGCTTTGTGGAAAAATAGGAAATAG
- a CDS encoding Uma2 family endonuclease, with protein MNALKVDFKSVLELTDEQFFNLCQANRDLRFERTATGELIIMSPTGGETGNRNGRLNQQLFNWSDQDGTGIAFDSSTGFKLPNGADRSPDASWLPLERWNALTQEEKIKFLPLCPDFVVELLSPSDSLKAAQEKMREYLDNGVRLGLLINRKSRQVEIYRPGQEVEVLNSPATLSGEDVLPGFVLKLEAIW; from the coding sequence ATGAATGCTTTAAAAGTAGACTTTAAATCAGTATTGGAACTGACAGATGAGCAATTTTTTAATCTATGTCAGGCAAACCGTGATTTGAGGTTTGAACGCACAGCGACGGGAGAATTAATTATCATGTCACCCACTGGGGGAGAAACAGGAAATCGCAATGGTAGACTAAATCAACAATTATTTAATTGGTCAGATCAAGATGGCACTGGTATCGCCTTTGATTCTTCTACAGGTTTTAAACTTCCCAATGGTGCAGACCGTTCACCCGATGCTTCTTGGTTACCACTGGAACGCTGGAATGCACTAACTCAAGAAGAAAAAATAAAATTTCTCCCACTGTGTCCTGATTTTGTAGTTGAGTTACTTTCGCCGAGCGATAGTTTGAAAGCTGCACAGGAAAAGATGAGAGAATATTTAGATAATGGTGTGCGTTTAGGTTTATTAATTAATCGCAAATCTCGGCAAGTAGAGATTTATCGTCCAGGTCAAGAAGTTGAGGTGTTGAATTCACCTGCGACGTTATCAGGGGAAGATGTATTGCCAGGTTTTGTTTTGAAGTTAGAAGCAATTTGGTAA
- a CDS encoding HigA family addiction module antitoxin has translation MDNLQDITDDRLVRPIHPGEVIADILDYLDINTANFAEILGISNQTIQEIINGQRAVTVDIAIRLGKALGNGPRLWLNLQQKVDLWDALQSHKEEYEQVITLV, from the coding sequence ATGGATAATTTGCAAGATATTACTGATGATAGATTAGTAAGGCCAATACATCCTGGCGAAGTAATTGCAGATATTTTAGATTATTTAGATATTAATACCGCCAATTTTGCAGAAATTTTAGGAATATCTAATCAAACAATTCAAGAAATTATTAATGGTCAAAGAGCAGTTACAGTAGATATAGCAATACGTCTTGGTAAAGCTTTAGGAAATGGGCCACGACTGTGGCTTAATCTTCAGCAAAAAGTTGACCTTTGGGATGCTTTGCAAAGCCATAAAGAAGAATATGAGCAAGTCATAACATTGGTTTAG
- a CDS encoding AIPR family protein, producing the protein MQILELSVVAKAACRAFVADETEIWNITLPVSELPQGLPFGPNARNASLDAKPAKAMLKTLSSEPEKFVLYNSGIMLIADHIKATRGEGGDFTVKMKLNAPSSDDEGDFLGHGVLNGGHTYKSLMHAMHGKHKRGESYPKITSAYVQVCVAVGIDEDEIKNISRSRNLSLSVPLYALKNLAHDWKPIEEALPEQYRNNVLFKPNEDSDIDEKASYDVTDLVRRLSLVNNKLFDFRLDKHPLKAYSSPGSLVQGWKQEDYKEVIPLLKDILWLEQKIMEQHVKVNGKVNSTGANGKKIVISKVSGCSQKPMKLITGAEISLTIGEIFYMPVLAAFRVLLRDGEWTKPVEELWEEWGPQLVDRLWDTYRSEGRSSASAFARSKSTWSTLTNMVAMQFVQI; encoded by the coding sequence ATGCAAATCTTAGAACTTTCTGTTGTAGCTAAGGCTGCTTGTCGTGCCTTCGTAGCTGATGAGACTGAAATTTGGAATATAACTCTACCTGTATCAGAACTTCCACAAGGCTTACCATTTGGCCCCAATGCCAGAAACGCTAGCTTAGATGCAAAGCCAGCTAAGGCAATGTTAAAGACTCTTTCAAGTGAGCCAGAGAAATTCGTTCTTTATAACAGCGGCATCATGCTGATCGCAGATCATATAAAGGCAACGAGGGGCGAAGGTGGGGACTTTACGGTAAAGATGAAACTTAACGCACCCAGCAGTGATGATGAGGGTGATTTTCTTGGCCATGGTGTCTTAAATGGAGGTCATACTTACAAGTCTTTGATGCACGCAATGCATGGGAAGCATAAGCGCGGTGAATCATATCCGAAGATTACTAGTGCATATGTACAGGTTTGTGTGGCAGTTGGTATTGATGAAGATGAGATCAAAAATATCAGTCGTTCTCGTAACTTGAGTCTTTCTGTTCCTCTCTATGCTTTGAAAAATTTAGCTCACGACTGGAAGCCAATTGAGGAAGCTTTGCCTGAACAGTATCGTAATAACGTTTTGTTTAAACCAAATGAAGATTCTGATATTGATGAAAAAGCTAGTTACGATGTCACAGATTTAGTTCGGCGTTTGTCTCTTGTTAATAATAAACTTTTTGATTTTCGCCTGGATAAACATCCGCTCAAAGCATATTCTTCACCTGGAAGCCTTGTACAAGGGTGGAAACAAGAGGATTATAAGGAAGTAATTCCACTGCTCAAAGATATTCTCTGGTTAGAGCAGAAAATTATGGAACAGCATGTTAAGGTGAACGGCAAGGTTAACTCCACTGGAGCAAATGGCAAAAAGATTGTCATTTCTAAGGTTAGTGGCTGTAGTCAAAAGCCAATGAAGCTGATAACAGGTGCTGAAATTTCTCTAACTATTGGTGAAATATTTTATATGCCGGTTCTTGCTGCATTCCGTGTCCTGCTTAGGGATGGGGAATGGACTAAACCTGTAGAAGAATTGTGGGAAGAGTGGGGACCTCAGTTGGTTGATCGCTTATGGGATACATACAGAAGTGAGGGTCGTAGCAGCGCGTCTGCTTTTGCTCGTTCAAAATCCACTTGGTCAACATTAACTAACATGGTGGCAATGCAATTCGTTCAAATTTAA
- a CDS encoding magnesium chelatase subunit H: MFTHVKSTIRHIAPDDLRGRNLIKVVYVVLESQYQSALSQAVSTINASHPNLAIEISGYLIEELRDPENYAEFKRDMESANIFIASLIFIEDLAQKVVAAVEPYRDRLDVSVVFPSMPEVMRLNKMGSFSLAQLGQSKSAIAQFMRKRKEKSGAGFQDGMLKLLRTLPQVLKFLPMDKAQDARNFMLSFQYWLGGSPENLENFLLMLADKYVLKDVEKQNSASVEYQAPVVYPDLGIWHPLAPNMFEDVREYLNWYNSRKDIPADLKDPLAPCIGLVLQRTHLVTGDDAHYVAMVQELESLGARVLSVFAGGLDFSKPVDAYFYEPTTKTPIVDAVISLTGFALVGGPARQDHPKAIDSLKRLNRPYMVALPLVFQTTEEWMDSDLGLHPIQVALQIAIPELDGAIEPIIMSGRDGATGRAIALQDRIEAVAQRALKWANLRRKPKLDKKVAITVFSFPPDKGNVGTAAYLDVFGSIFEVMKALKNNGYDLPELPESAAALMQEVIHDAQAQYASPELNIAYKMSVPEYEEFTPYSQRLEENWGPPPGHLNSDGQNLLVYGKHFGNVFIGVQPTFGYEGDPMRLLFSRSASPHHGFAAYYTYLERIWQADAVLHFGTHGSLEFMPGKQMGMSGECYPDNLIGTIPNLYYYAANNPSEATIAKRRSYAETISYLTPPAENAGLYKGLKELSELIASYQTLKDSGRGIPIVNSIMDKCRMVNLDKDIDLPQTDAKDMNAEERDNIVGSVYRKLMEIESRLLPCGLHIIGKPPTAEEAIATLVNIASLDRQEEEIISLPRIIANSIGRNIDEIYQNSDKGILEDVQLLQDITLATRAAVSALVKEQTDAEGRVSLVSRLNFFNMGKKEPWVEALHQLGYTKVDTSALKPVFEYLEFCLKQVCADNELGGLLQGLEGEYILPGPGGDPIRNPDVLPTGKNIHALDPQSIPTTAAVQSAKIVVDRLLARNKAENDGKWPETIACVLWGTDNIKTYGESLAQIMWMVGVRPVPDALGRVNKLELIPLAELGRPRIDVVINCSGVFRDLFINQMNLLDQGVKMAAEADEPLEFNFVRKHALQQAQDMGINLRQAATRVFSNASGSYSSNINLAVENSTWDSEAELQEMYLNRKSFAFNSDNPGIMDESRQIFETTLKTADATFQNLDSSEISLTDVSHYFDSDPTKLVASLRGDGKKPASYIADTTTANAQVRTLSETVRLDARTKLLNPKWYEGMLNHGYEGVRELSKRLVNTMGWSATAGAVDNWIYEDTNETFIKDEAMRNRLLNLNPHSFRKVVSTLLEVNGRGYWETSESNLDLLRELYQEVEDRIEGIE, translated from the coding sequence ATGTTCACCCACGTCAAGTCCACCATTAGACATATTGCGCCTGATGACTTACGCGGACGTAATTTAATCAAGGTGGTCTATGTCGTGCTTGAGTCCCAGTACCAGAGTGCGTTGTCGCAAGCAGTGAGCACGATTAATGCGAGCCACCCTAACCTGGCGATTGAAATCAGCGGATATTTAATTGAAGAACTCCGAGACCCAGAGAACTACGCGGAGTTCAAACGGGACATGGAGAGTGCTAATATCTTCATTGCATCGCTGATTTTCATCGAAGACTTAGCGCAGAAAGTAGTAGCAGCAGTAGAACCATACCGCGATCGCTTGGATGTATCGGTTGTCTTCCCTTCGATGCCAGAAGTGATGCGCCTAAACAAAATGGGCAGCTTTTCTTTAGCACAGTTGGGACAGTCCAAAAGTGCGATCGCTCAATTCATGCGGAAACGCAAAGAAAAATCCGGTGCGGGATTCCAAGATGGAATGCTCAAGTTACTGCGGACATTGCCGCAAGTGCTGAAGTTTCTACCCATGGACAAAGCACAGGATGCGAGAAATTTTATGCTCAGTTTTCAGTATTGGCTGGGAGGTTCGCCAGAAAACCTGGAAAACTTCTTGCTGATGCTGGCTGATAAATATGTATTAAAAGATGTAGAAAAACAAAATTCTGCATCCGTTGAATATCAAGCGCCCGTCGTTTATCCCGATTTAGGGATTTGGCATCCACTAGCGCCGAACATGTTCGAGGATGTGAGAGAGTACCTCAATTGGTATAACAGTCGTAAAGATATCCCTGCGGATCTCAAAGACCCCTTAGCTCCTTGTATTGGCTTAGTCCTGCAACGCACCCACTTAGTCACGGGTGATGATGCCCACTACGTCGCAATGGTGCAGGAGTTAGAATCACTTGGGGCGCGAGTATTGTCAGTGTTCGCTGGTGGTCTGGATTTTTCCAAGCCAGTGGATGCTTATTTCTATGAACCGACTACCAAAACACCCATAGTAGATGCGGTAATTTCTTTAACTGGGTTTGCTTTGGTGGGTGGGCCAGCCAGACAAGACCATCCCAAAGCTATTGACTCCCTCAAACGGTTAAATCGCCCTTACATGGTGGCGTTACCTCTAGTTTTTCAAACCACAGAGGAGTGGATGGATAGCGATTTGGGTTTACATCCCATTCAAGTAGCGCTGCAAATTGCTATTCCCGAATTGGATGGAGCCATTGAACCGATTATCATGTCGGGTAGAGATGGTGCAACAGGAAGAGCGATCGCCCTGCAAGACCGCATCGAAGCAGTCGCCCAACGCGCTTTAAAATGGGCTAATCTCCGCCGTAAACCCAAGCTGGACAAAAAAGTTGCTATCACCGTTTTCAGCTTCCCACCAGATAAAGGTAACGTCGGTACTGCTGCATACCTAGATGTGTTCGGTTCCATTTTCGAGGTGATGAAGGCGCTAAAAAACAACGGCTACGACTTACCAGAATTACCTGAATCAGCCGCAGCCTTGATGCAAGAAGTCATCCACGACGCCCAAGCTCAGTACGCCAGCCCAGAATTAAACATCGCCTATAAAATGTCCGTCCCAGAGTACGAGGAATTCACCCCCTACTCCCAACGCCTAGAGGAAAACTGGGGACCACCACCAGGACATCTCAACAGCGACGGACAAAACCTCCTGGTTTATGGTAAGCACTTCGGAAATGTCTTCATTGGTGTCCAGCCCACCTTCGGTTATGAAGGCGACCCCATGCGGCTATTGTTCTCCCGTTCCGCCAGTCCCCATCACGGTTTTGCAGCATATTACACCTACCTAGAACGGATTTGGCAAGCCGACGCCGTGCTACACTTCGGTACACACGGTTCCTTGGAATTCATGCCCGGTAAACAAATGGGCATGTCTGGGGAATGTTACCCTGATAACTTAATTGGCACAATTCCTAATCTGTATTATTACGCAGCCAATAATCCCAGCGAAGCAACAATCGCCAAGCGCCGCAGTTATGCCGAGACAATTTCCTACCTCACCCCACCCGCTGAGAATGCTGGTTTATACAAAGGTCTAAAAGAACTCAGCGAATTAATCGCTTCTTACCAAACCTTGAAAGATAGTGGACGCGGTATCCCCATCGTCAACTCCATCATGGACAAATGTCGGATGGTGAACCTGGATAAAGATATCGACTTGCCCCAAACCGACGCCAAAGATATGAACGCTGAGGAGCGGGATAATATTGTCGGCAGCGTCTACCGCAAGTTAATGGAAATCGAATCGCGGCTGTTACCTTGTGGATTGCATATTATTGGTAAACCGCCAACTGCAGAAGAAGCGATCGCTACTTTGGTCAACATCGCCAGCTTAGATCGTCAAGAAGAAGAGATCATCAGCTTACCGCGAATTATCGCCAACAGCATCGGTCGCAACATAGACGAAATTTACCAAAACAGCGACAAAGGCATATTAGAAGATGTCCAACTACTGCAAGACATCACCCTAGCCACCCGCGCCGCAGTTAGCGCCTTAGTTAAAGAACAAACCGACGCTGAAGGACGAGTTTCCCTCGTTTCCCGGTTGAATTTCTTCAATATGGGCAAAAAAGAACCTTGGGTAGAAGCATTACATCAATTGGGTTATACCAAAGTTGACACCTCTGCGTTAAAACCCGTATTTGAATATTTAGAATTCTGCTTAAAACAAGTTTGTGCAGATAACGAACTCGGCGGACTTCTCCAAGGTTTGGAAGGCGAATATATCCTCCCCGGCCCTGGTGGCGACCCCATCCGCAACCCCGATGTATTACCCACAGGTAAAAATATCCACGCCCTCGATCCCCAATCCATCCCCACTACCGCCGCTGTCCAATCAGCGAAAATTGTTGTGGATCGGTTATTGGCAAGGAATAAAGCCGAAAATGACGGCAAATGGCCAGAAACCATCGCCTGCGTACTTTGGGGCACAGATAACATTAAAACCTACGGGGAATCACTAGCTCAAATCATGTGGATGGTTGGTGTGCGACCAGTTCCCGATGCCTTGGGAAGAGTAAATAAGTTGGAATTGATACCTTTAGCCGAGTTGGGACGCCCCAGAATCGATGTAGTTATCAACTGTTCTGGTGTTTTCCGCGACTTGTTCATCAATCAAATGAACCTGTTAGACCAAGGCGTAAAGATGGCAGCAGAAGCAGACGAACCTTTAGAATTCAACTTTGTTCGCAAACATGCTTTGCAACAAGCCCAAGACATGGGAATAAATCTGCGTCAAGCAGCCACTCGCGTCTTCTCCAATGCTTCCGGTTCCTACTCATCCAACATCAACTTGGCTGTAGAAAACAGCACTTGGGATAGCGAAGCCGAGTTACAGGAAATGTACCTCAACCGTAAATCCTTCGCTTTCAATTCCGATAACCCCGGAATCATGGATGAATCCCGGCAGATTTTTGAAACTACTCTCAAAACCGCAGATGCAACTTTCCAAAATCTCGATTCTTCCGAGATTAGCTTAACCGACGTTTCCCACTACTTCGACTCTGACCCCACTAAGTTAGTTGCAAGTCTGCGTGGAGATGGAAAAAAACCAGCATCTTACATTGCAGACACCACCACAGCTAATGCACAGGTGCGGACATTATCGGAAACTGTGCGTTTAGACGCCCGTACTAAATTATTAAATCCCAAATGGTACGAAGGGATGCTAAATCACGGTTATGAAGGTGTGCGCGAACTCTCCAAGCGGTTGGTAAATACAATGGGTTGGAGTGCGACAGCCGGCGCGGTGGATAACTGGATTTATGAGGATACTAACGAAACCTTCATCAAAGATGAAGCGATGCGGAATCGATTGTTAAATCTCAATCCGCATTCTTTCCGCAAGGTCGTTTCTACTTTGTTAGAAGTGAATGGACGCGGTTATTGGGAGACTAGCGAGAGTAATTTAGACTTGCTGCGCGAGTTGTATCAAGAGGTTGAAGACCGGATTGAAGGGATAGAATAG
- the trpB gene encoding tryptophan synthase subunit beta, producing the protein MTTTPISPSSPSTAQFPDTQGRFGRFGGKYVPETLMPALAELETAYQQYRQDPNFTAELEQLLRDYVGRATPLYFAERLTANYARPDGTGPQIYLKREDLNHTGAHKINNALGQVLLAKRMGKQRIIAETGAGQHGVATATVCARFGLQCIIYMGVHDMERQALNVFRMKLMGAEVRPVVAGTGTLKDATSEAIRDWVTNVETTHYILGSVAGPHPYPMMVRDFHAVIGQETRAQAMEKWGGLPDILMACVGGGSNAMGLFHEFVHEPAVRMIGIEAAGEGVNTDKHAATLTKGQIGVLHGAMSYLLQDDDGQVIEAHSISAGLDYPGVGPEHSYLKDTARAEYYSVTDAQALQAFQRLSRLEGIIPALETAHAIAYLETLCPQLTQSPRIVINCSGRGDKDVQTVAKFLNPA; encoded by the coding sequence GTGACTACCACCCCCATATCTCCCAGTTCCCCATCAACTGCTCAATTTCCCGATACCCAAGGACGTTTTGGACGCTTTGGGGGTAAGTATGTTCCAGAAACCTTAATGCCTGCTTTGGCGGAACTAGAAACAGCCTACCAGCAATATCGCCAAGATCCTAATTTCACCGCCGAATTAGAACAGCTGCTCCGTGACTATGTAGGACGCGCCACCCCATTGTATTTTGCCGAGCGATTAACTGCTAATTACGCTCGACCTGATGGCACTGGGCCGCAAATATACTTAAAACGAGAAGATTTAAATCATACCGGAGCGCACAAAATCAATAACGCCTTGGGTCAGGTATTATTGGCAAAGCGCATGGGTAAACAGCGAATTATTGCCGAAACTGGCGCGGGACAGCATGGCGTAGCAACGGCTACAGTCTGTGCTCGATTTGGACTGCAATGCATCATTTACATGGGTGTTCATGATATGGAACGCCAAGCCTTGAATGTGTTCCGCATGAAGCTGATGGGAGCAGAAGTTAGACCAGTGGTAGCGGGAACAGGAACTCTCAAGGATGCGACCTCGGAAGCCATCCGCGATTGGGTGACAAATGTGGAAACCACCCACTACATCCTTGGTTCAGTAGCCGGGCCCCACCCATACCCGATGATGGTGAGAGATTTCCACGCCGTGATTGGACAAGAAACCCGCGCCCAAGCAATGGAAAAATGGGGTGGTTTACCAGATATTCTCATGGCTTGCGTGGGTGGTGGCTCTAACGCCATGGGATTATTTCATGAGTTTGTCCACGAGCCAGCGGTGCGGATGATTGGGATTGAAGCCGCTGGCGAAGGCGTGAATACAGATAAACATGCGGCAACCTTGACAAAAGGACAAATTGGTGTATTGCACGGAGCCATGAGCTATCTGTTGCAAGATGACGACGGACAAGTGATTGAAGCCCACTCAATTAGTGCAGGGTTAGATTATCCGGGAGTGGGGCCAGAACACAGCTATTTAAAAGATACAGCCCGCGCTGAATATTACAGTGTAACCGATGCCCAAGCGCTACAAGCATTCCAGCGCTTATCTCGCCTCGAAGGAATTATCCCCGCCCTAGAAACAGCCCATGCGATCGCTTATTTAGAAACTCTCTGTCCCCAACTCACACAAAGTCCCCGCATTGTCATCAACTGCTCTGGACGTGGCGACAAAGACGTACAAACAGTAGCCAAATTTCTCAATCCCGCCTAA
- a CDS encoding TetR/AcrR family transcriptional regulator: MTNTKIGAVDRDSSVDKVEQILKGAMCEFLKHGYAGTSMDKVAVAAGVSKATVYSHFQDKEGLFKVLIEKLARKKFNLIFGTEPIVGEPITVLKDLGTRALETMNNDQEHRAFMRVLIGESGRFPELAQICVRSMIKPTLEALSQYLKAYPELNIPDPEATARILLGTLVYFHITQEVMHGKDILPMAGDRVIDAITHLIISSAKSSEL; this comes from the coding sequence ATGACAAACACAAAGATTGGTGCAGTGGATCGTGACAGCTCCGTTGATAAGGTGGAACAAATTCTCAAAGGAGCGATGTGCGAGTTTCTCAAACATGGCTATGCTGGAACAAGCATGGACAAGGTAGCTGTGGCTGCGGGTGTTTCTAAAGCCACTGTTTACAGCCATTTTCAAGATAAGGAAGGACTTTTTAAAGTCTTGATTGAGAAATTAGCCCGCAAAAAGTTTAACTTAATCTTTGGTACGGAACCGATTGTCGGGGAACCCATCACCGTACTCAAAGATTTAGGTACTAGAGCATTAGAGACAATGAATAACGATCAGGAACATCGTGCATTTATGCGGGTGTTAATTGGCGAATCTGGTCGTTTTCCTGAGTTAGCACAGATTTGCGTCCGGTCGATGATTAAACCGACGCTGGAAGCTTTAAGTCAGTATTTGAAGGCTTATCCGGAACTGAATATCCCAGACCCAGAAGCGACAGCGAGAATTCTTTTGGGGACGCTGGTTTATTTTCATATCACTCAGGAAGTGATGCATGGTAAGGATATTTTACCAATGGCTGGCGATCGCGTAATTGATGCCATAACACATCTGATCATCAGTAGCGCCAAGTCATCAGAACTGTAA
- a CDS encoding Uma2 family endonuclease, which translates to MTIPLQKLVSFAEFVNWKPEGERYELHDGVIVKMPQPLGEHEEVIGFLVKKLSVELDKLNLSHFIPKTALVKPHGHESGYSPDVLIVDQTNLNNEPFWSKESTVMYGKSIPLIVEVVSTNWRDDYFTKLGKYEEMGIPEYWIVDYLALGGRKFIGSPKQPTISIYTLIEEEYQLTQFRGTEPIQSPTFPNLTLTAQQIFLAGKIVDS; encoded by the coding sequence ATGACTATACCCTTACAAAAACTAGTATCATTTGCCGAATTTGTCAATTGGAAACCTGAAGGAGAACGCTATGAATTACATGATGGAGTCATCGTTAAAATGCCACAACCGTTAGGAGAACATGAAGAAGTTATAGGATTTTTAGTCAAAAAACTCAGTGTGGAATTAGACAAATTAAATCTCTCTCATTTCATACCAAAAACAGCGCTAGTTAAGCCTCACGGACATGAATCCGGTTATTCACCAGACGTGTTGATAGTAGATCAAACTAATCTTAATAATGAACCATTTTGGAGCAAAGAATCTACTGTCATGTATGGAAAATCAATTCCTTTAATAGTTGAAGTAGTCAGTACCAACTGGCGCGATGATTATTTCACCAAACTAGGTAAATATGAAGAAATGGGTATACCTGAATATTGGATTGTAGATTATCTCGCACTCGGTGGTCGTAAATTTATTGGTAGTCCCAAACAACCTACTATCTCTATTTATACCTTAATTGAAGAAGAGTACCAACTGACCCAATTTAGAGGTACAGAACCCATCCAGTCTCCTACATTTCCCAATTTGACTTTGACAGCACAGCAAATTTTTCTAGCAGGTAAAATTGTAGATAGCTAG
- a CDS encoding type II toxin-antitoxin system HicA family toxin, which yields MGTSDANIPFTQLCELLCSLGFDERIRGSHHIFTQEGIAEILNLQPQGSQAKAYQVKQVRAVILKYQLGEQDDASL from the coding sequence TTGGGTACATCTGATGCAAACATTCCATTTACGCAACTATGTGAACTTTTATGCAGTTTAGGATTTGATGAACGTATTCGCGGAAGTCACCATATTTTTACTCAAGAGGGAATCGCAGAAATTCTGAACCTACAACCTCAAGGTTCTCAAGCCAAAGCATATCAAGTTAAACAAGTCCGTGCAGTAATTCTCAAGTACCAGCTAGGAGAGCAAGATGACGCTTCATTATGA
- a CDS encoding murein transglycosylase A: MSLPVILLIFIASIPSLTPGKLTAAECQIKKWRLPESANNKPQVVTNGKQPTPAVLIPRVPVTCCLNDGSCLDEALYQNQADKKALLTSLDRSLQYLKTTRAEEAYKKYPVSGITRDRVFKSLTRFRQLLLTTNSPTELHKAIENEFVLYQSIGRDSKGSVLFTAYYEPLYTASRTPTPEYRYPAYKLPPDLGSWPRPHPTRLELEGADGLQAAKGKLRGLELLWFRDRLEPYMVQIQGSARIQLTDGTTTTIGYAGNTAYDYKSIGRELANDGKLPLEGMTMPIILDYFQKYPQELNVYIPRDRSFVFFQENKGAPAQGSISVPLTAERSIATDKSLMPPGALALIRADFPFANDTGKLEHRIVSRYVLDQDTGGAIKGPGRVDYFLGTGKLAGDRAGVTVGNGQLFYLLLKS, encoded by the coding sequence ATGAGTTTACCTGTAATTTTGTTGATTTTTATAGCAAGTATACCATCCTTGACGCCGGGAAAATTGACTGCGGCTGAGTGTCAAATTAAAAAGTGGCGTTTACCAGAATCAGCTAATAATAAACCCCAAGTTGTCACTAATGGAAAACAGCCAACGCCAGCAGTATTAATCCCCAGAGTACCAGTTACTTGTTGTCTGAATGACGGCTCTTGTTTGGATGAAGCGCTTTATCAAAATCAAGCAGATAAAAAAGCATTATTAACTTCTCTTGATCGCAGTTTACAATACCTCAAGACTACCAGGGCTGAGGAAGCTTATAAAAAATATCCAGTTTCCGGAATTACCCGCGATCGCGTTTTTAAAAGCCTCACCAGATTCCGTCAATTATTACTCACAACTAATTCCCCAACCGAATTACACAAAGCCATTGAAAATGAATTTGTCCTCTACCAATCCATCGGTAGAGACAGCAAAGGTTCAGTGTTGTTTACCGCTTATTATGAGCCTTTATATACCGCCAGCCGCACCCCCACACCAGAGTATCGTTATCCAGCTTATAAATTACCACCAGATTTAGGCTCTTGGCCTCGCCCTCATCCTACACGTTTAGAACTCGAAGGCGCAGACGGTTTACAAGCAGCAAAAGGGAAGCTGCGGGGATTAGAATTGTTGTGGTTCCGCGATCGCTTAGAACCGTACATGGTACAAATTCAAGGTTCTGCGAGGATTCAACTCACCGACGGTACTACCACCACCATCGGTTATGCGGGAAACACTGCGTACGATTACAAAAGTATTGGGCGGGAATTGGCGAATGATGGCAAACTACCTTTAGAAGGTATGACCATGCCCATTATTCTGGACTATTTTCAAAAATATCCCCAAGAATTAAACGTTTATATTCCCCGCGATCGCAGTTTTGTATTTTTTCAAGAAAATAAAGGTGCGCCAGCCCAAGGTTCAATCAGTGTACCACTCACAGCAGAACGTTCCATCGCCACTGATAAATCTCTCATGCCTCCTGGTGCTTTAGCATTAATTCGCGCCGATTTTCCCTTCGCTAATGATACAGGTAAATTGGAACATCGCATAGTTAGTCGTTATGTACTTGATCAAGATACCGGTGGCGCAATTAAAGGCCCAGGGAGGGTAGATTATTTTTTAGGGACTGGTAAATTAGCAGGCGATCGCGCTGGTGTTACTGTTGGTAACGGACAATTATTTTATTTATTACTTAAGTCTTGA